A region of Rhizobium grahamii DNA encodes the following proteins:
- a CDS encoding serine hydrolase domain-containing protein, translating to MSLPLDLQAATTPVFLTEGVDAAIDAALNDKRLVGAVVLVAVDGKVAYRRAAGLADRENGVGMQEDTIFRLASVTKPIVTIAAMRLIEQGRMGLDDPITKWLPDFRPRLPNGEEATITIRHLLTHTSGLSYGFAEEDGPYAKAGISDGIDQPGLSLAENLKRLAGVPLLFSPGSSWQYSLAMDVIGGIIEKETGCSLGEAVAKLVTEPLGLVDTAFAVRDRSRLAAAYVDASPEPTPMGKEASVRALTGFVRFTPDRIFHPSAYHSGGAGMAGTASDVLTILETIRRGGAPLLTTGAVETMMADQANGVRQPLDPGVGFGFGWAVVTDPVAAQVPWSKGTLRWGGVYGHSWFVDPEKKLTVVALTNTTLEGMWGRFTVDLRDAIYAAI from the coding sequence ATGAGTCTTCCCCTTGATTTGCAGGCAGCAACCACGCCCGTTTTCCTGACCGAGGGTGTGGACGCAGCAATCGACGCTGCGTTGAACGATAAACGGCTGGTCGGAGCGGTCGTGCTGGTCGCCGTGGATGGCAAGGTGGCCTATCGCCGGGCTGCGGGCCTCGCCGATCGGGAGAATGGCGTTGGCATGCAGGAAGACACGATCTTCCGGCTGGCTTCGGTGACCAAACCCATCGTCACGATCGCGGCCATGCGGCTGATCGAGCAGGGACGCATGGGACTGGACGATCCGATCACCAAATGGCTCCCTGATTTTCGTCCCAGGCTTCCAAACGGAGAGGAAGCGACGATCACGATACGACATCTGCTGACCCATACCTCGGGCCTCAGCTACGGCTTTGCCGAGGAGGATGGTCCCTATGCCAAGGCCGGCATTTCCGACGGCATCGATCAACCCGGCCTCTCGCTTGCCGAAAACCTGAAGCGACTTGCGGGCGTTCCACTTCTCTTTTCTCCCGGCTCAAGCTGGCAGTATTCGCTCGCGATGGACGTCATCGGCGGCATCATCGAGAAGGAGACCGGCTGCTCGCTCGGCGAGGCCGTGGCAAAACTGGTGACCGAGCCGCTCGGCCTTGTCGACACCGCCTTTGCCGTGCGCGACCGCAGCCGGCTCGCCGCCGCCTATGTTGACGCCTCACCCGAACCGACGCCGATGGGCAAGGAGGCCTCGGTGCGGGCGCTCACCGGTTTCGTGCGCTTTACGCCGGACCGCATCTTCCATCCGAGCGCCTATCATTCCGGCGGCGCCGGCATGGCAGGCACGGCCAGCGACGTGCTGACAATCCTGGAAACGATCCGTAGGGGTGGTGCGCCCCTCCTCACGACCGGGGCTGTCGAGACCATGATGGCCGATCAGGCAAATGGTGTGCGCCAGCCTCTCGATCCGGGTGTCGGCTTCGGCTTCGGTTGGGCGGTCGTGACTGATCCGGTCGCGGCACAGGTGCCGTGGTCCAAGGGGACACTCCGCTGGGGCGGCGTCTACGGCCACAGCTGGTTCGTTGATCCGGAGAAAAAACTTACCGTCGTTGCGCTGACAAATACGACGCTAGAAGGCATGTGGGGCCGCTTCACCGTGGATCTCCGCGACGCGATCTACGCGGCAATCTGA
- a CDS encoding TetR/AcrR family transcriptional regulator, which produces MIIVKNDDIAKKVTSGRRGRPPAFDRETVLAAARDTFWEHGYDGSSIADLTASMGITPQSLYAAFRSKAELYREALNQYRRMPRPDPGNPFSDAIDTVTTFARFLKNSAIIFTAPEHPKGCMISTAVLNCASESEDIAHYVSSLRLDTLRLFTSRIERGVEEGDIRADANPASLARFLGAIVQGMSVQARDGATTAELMEVVDHALTELRRYTI; this is translated from the coding sequence GTGATCATTGTGAAAAATGACGATATCGCCAAGAAGGTGACATCAGGCCGGCGGGGGCGGCCACCGGCATTCGATCGGGAGACGGTGCTTGCGGCCGCGCGGGATACGTTCTGGGAACATGGCTACGACGGATCGTCCATCGCGGACCTGACCGCATCGATGGGGATAACCCCACAGAGCCTCTATGCCGCCTTTCGCTCCAAGGCCGAGCTCTATCGTGAAGCCTTGAACCAGTATCGCCGCATGCCCCGGCCGGATCCGGGCAATCCGTTCAGCGACGCGATCGATACCGTCACGACGTTCGCCCGATTTCTCAAGAACTCGGCCATCATCTTTACGGCGCCCGAACACCCCAAGGGCTGCATGATCTCGACGGCGGTGCTGAACTGCGCTTCCGAGAGCGAAGATATCGCCCACTATGTCTCCTCGCTCCGGCTCGACACATTGCGGCTGTTCACGTCGCGCATCGAGCGCGGCGTTGAGGAAGGGGACATCAGAGCGGATGCCAACCCAGCCTCGCTTGCCCGCTTCCTCGGCGCCATCGTCCAGGGCATGTCCGTCCAGGCGCGCGACGGCGCCACGACGGCAGAACTCATGGAAGTGGTCGACCATGCCCTGACCGAACTGCGCCGTTACACCATCTAG
- the parC gene encoding DNA topoisomerase IV subunit A yields the protein MGQEILPPSGGDDDSILPVDLKAALEERYLAYALSTIMHRALPDVRDGLKPVHRRIIHAMSEMGIRPNSAFKKCARIVGDVIGKFHPHGDQSVYDALVRLAQDFSQRYPVVDGQGNFGNIDGDSAAAYRYTEARMTEVAGLLLDGIEQDAVDFRPTYNEEDEEPVVLPGAFPNLLANGSSGIAVGMATSIPSHNVHELCDAALHLIKHPDASVEKLVEFIPGPDFPTGGIIIDSRESIIEAYKTGRGGFRTRAKWETEDLGRGGYQIVVTEIPFQVQKSRLIEKIAELLLARKLPLLEDIRDESAEDVRVVLVPKNRTVDPTILMESMFKLTELESRFPLNMNVLSMGRIPRVMALNEVLKEWLDHRREVLQRRSRFRLAAIDRRLEILGGLLIAYLNIDEVIRIIREEDDPKAAMIARWSLTDNQVEAILNMRLRSLRKLEEFEIRTEFDALTKEKGEIEALLASEDKQWQTVAWEIGEVKKKFAKATELGRRRTQFADAPEADEQAIQQAMIEKEPITVVVSEKGWIRALKGHISDTATLTFKEGDALRIAFPAQTTDKILIITTGGKAYTLGGDKLPGGRGHGEPLRIMIDMDNDQDVLTAFVHDPARKQMIVSTAGNGFVVAETDMVANTRKGKQIMNVSMPDETKLIVPVSGDHVAVVGENRKLLVFPLAQVPEMGRGKGVRLQRYKDGGISDVRCFAIADGLVWEDSAGRTFTKNKDELAEWLADRATAGRTVPKGFPRSGKFAG from the coding sequence ATGGGACAAGAGATTTTGCCGCCCTCTGGCGGAGACGACGATAGTATCCTTCCGGTCGATCTGAAGGCGGCGCTCGAAGAGCGCTACCTTGCCTATGCGCTATCGACCATCATGCACCGCGCGCTTCCTGACGTGCGCGACGGCTTGAAGCCGGTGCACCGCCGCATCATTCACGCCATGAGCGAGATGGGCATTCGGCCGAATTCGGCCTTCAAGAAGTGTGCCCGTATCGTCGGCGATGTCATCGGTAAGTTCCATCCGCATGGCGACCAGTCGGTCTATGACGCGCTTGTGCGCCTGGCGCAGGATTTCTCGCAGCGCTATCCCGTGGTCGACGGGCAGGGTAACTTCGGCAACATCGACGGCGACAGTGCTGCCGCCTATCGATACACCGAAGCCCGCATGACCGAGGTCGCGGGGCTGCTGCTCGATGGCATCGAACAGGATGCCGTCGATTTTCGTCCAACCTACAACGAGGAAGACGAAGAGCCGGTCGTGCTGCCGGGCGCCTTCCCGAACCTGCTCGCAAACGGCTCCTCGGGTATCGCCGTCGGCATGGCGACGTCCATTCCGTCGCACAACGTTCACGAACTTTGCGACGCCGCGCTGCATCTCATCAAGCACCCGGATGCTTCAGTCGAAAAGCTGGTGGAATTCATCCCTGGTCCGGATTTCCCCACAGGCGGCATCATCATCGACAGCCGCGAAAGCATCATCGAAGCTTATAAGACCGGCCGTGGCGGGTTCCGTACACGCGCCAAGTGGGAGACCGAGGATCTCGGCCGCGGCGGTTATCAGATCGTCGTTACGGAAATTCCGTTCCAGGTCCAGAAGTCCCGCCTGATCGAAAAGATCGCCGAGCTCCTGCTGGCGCGCAAACTGCCCTTGCTCGAAGACATCAGGGACGAGTCTGCCGAGGACGTCCGCGTCGTCCTGGTGCCGAAGAACCGCACCGTCGATCCGACCATCCTGATGGAATCGATGTTCAAGCTGACAGAACTGGAAAGCCGGTTCCCGCTGAACATGAACGTTCTTTCCATGGGCCGCATTCCGCGCGTCATGGCGTTGAACGAGGTCCTGAAGGAATGGCTAGACCATCGTCGCGAGGTGCTGCAGCGCCGCTCGCGCTTCCGCTTGGCTGCAATCGACCGCCGCCTCGAAATTCTCGGCGGCTTGTTGATCGCCTACCTCAACATCGATGAGGTCATTCGCATCATCCGCGAAGAGGACGATCCGAAGGCGGCCATGATCGCGCGCTGGTCGCTCACCGACAATCAGGTTGAAGCGATCCTTAACATGCGCCTGCGGTCTTTGCGCAAGCTCGAGGAATTCGAGATCCGCACCGAGTTCGACGCACTCACCAAGGAAAAGGGCGAGATCGAAGCCCTGCTGGCATCCGAAGACAAGCAGTGGCAGACCGTCGCCTGGGAAATCGGCGAGGTGAAGAAGAAGTTCGCGAAGGCGACCGAGCTCGGACGCCGCCGCACCCAGTTTGCCGATGCGCCCGAGGCCGATGAACAGGCGATCCAGCAGGCGATGATCGAAAAGGAGCCGATAACTGTCGTCGTCTCCGAAAAGGGCTGGATCCGCGCGCTGAAGGGACACATCTCCGACACCGCGACCCTGACATTCAAGGAAGGCGATGCGCTCAGGATCGCATTCCCGGCGCAGACGACCGACAAGATCCTGATCATCACCACGGGCGGCAAGGCCTACACGCTTGGCGGCGACAAGCTGCCCGGCGGTCGAGGCCATGGCGAACCGCTGCGCATCATGATCGATATGGACAACGATCAGGACGTCCTGACCGCCTTCGTACACGATCCGGCCCGCAAGCAGATGATCGTCTCGACGGCGGGCAACGGCTTCGTGGTCGCCGAGACCGACATGGTCGCCAATACCCGCAAGGGCAAGCAGATCATGAACGTTTCCATGCCGGATGAGACGAAGCTGATCGTCCCCGTCAGCGGCGACCATGTCGCGGTTGTCGGCGAAAATCGTAAGCTGCTGGTCTTCCCGCTGGCGCAGGTGCCGGAGATGGGCCGCGGCAAGGGTGTTCGTCTGCAGCGCTACAAGGACGGCGGCATATCGGACGTCCGATGCTTTGCGATCGCTGACGGGCTCGTCTGGGAGGACAGCGCCGGGCGCACGTTCACCAAGAACAAGGACGAGCTTGCCGAGTGGCTTGCCGACCGTGCGACAGCCGGCCGAACCGTCCCGAAGGGCTTCCCTCGCAGCGGCAAGTTTGCCGGTTGA
- a CDS encoding SRPBCC family protein, translating to MSACNTITLNVEHTYAASPCAVYDAWLNPERAKRFMFATDSGRVIRADIDARVGGHFLVIDRRPTGDAVHYGVFLELRRPRRMVFCFSVAEHDHNADRIQIDIEPLGEGTRLTLSHEMCAEWGHFEEETRQGWAHVLEGLERELDGVVPLMPALAAQATAAPSKASAP from the coding sequence ATGAGTGCTTGCAATACCATCACGTTGAACGTCGAGCATACTTATGCCGCGTCGCCCTGCGCCGTCTATGATGCCTGGCTCAACCCGGAAAGAGCCAAGCGGTTCATGTTTGCCACGGATAGTGGACGGGTGATCCGCGCCGATATCGATGCGCGCGTCGGCGGGCATTTTCTTGTCATCGACAGGCGCCCGACGGGAGATGCGGTGCATTACGGCGTGTTTCTCGAGCTTCGTCGACCGCGGCGCATGGTGTTCTGCTTCTCGGTCGCTGAGCATGACCACAATGCCGATCGAATCCAGATCGACATAGAGCCTTTAGGCGAGGGTACCAGGCTTACGCTGTCTCACGAAATGTGCGCTGAATGGGGGCATTTCGAGGAGGAGACCCGCCAGGGGTGGGCGCATGTCCTTGAAGGTCTCGAACGCGAGCTCGACGGCGTCGTTCCACTCATGCCAGCGCTTGCCGCGCAGGCGACCGCCGCGCCATCCAAAGCGAGTGCCCCATGA